One Chengkuizengella sediminis DNA segment encodes these proteins:
- a CDS encoding rhodanese-like domain-containing protein, with translation MNSYEISADDFNQHLKNKSLDGIIIDVREKCEWDYYHLENSLLYPMNTIPEQCSELPKDKTLYVLCAHGIRSQHVCQYLIQNGFDNVKNVNGGISAVSLLQGFQYD, from the coding sequence ATGAATTCATATGAAATTTCAGCTGACGATTTTAATCAGCATTTAAAAAATAAATCTCTAGATGGTATAATCATTGATGTTAGAGAAAAGTGTGAATGGGACTACTATCATTTGGAAAATAGTTTACTTTATCCAATGAATACGATCCCCGAACAATGTTCTGAGCTCCCAAAAGACAAAACGTTATATGTTCTTTGTGCTCATGGTATTAGAAGTCAACATGTTTGCCAATATCTGATTCAAAATGGATTTGATAATGTAAAAAATGTCAATGGTGGGATTTCTGCCGTTTCTTTGTTACAAGGATTTCAATATGATTAA
- a CDS encoding type II CAAX endopeptidase family protein, with the protein MKKKLKIKLQFKNVNVAKMSDKLLLYNLYFTQLLTLFIGLIIIFFQGRSVIEILRLPESYAQALGWGIGFAIAVLVFDLLISRWVPEEISDDGGINERIFKNRPLWHIFLISLIVAICEELLFRGAIQHVFGPYWTSILFAAIHIRYLQHWLMTGLVFSISYGLGWIYIQTETLWVPIIAHFLIDFIMGTIIKYKK; encoded by the coding sequence ATGAAAAAAAAATTAAAAATAAAACTGCAGTTTAAAAACGTTAACGTTGCTAAAATGAGCGATAAGTTATTGTTATATAATTTATATTTCACTCAATTACTTACACTTTTTATCGGTCTCATCATTATTTTTTTCCAAGGAAGAAGTGTTATAGAAATCTTACGACTTCCTGAATCCTATGCTCAAGCTTTAGGTTGGGGAATTGGATTTGCTATTGCAGTTCTTGTTTTTGATTTACTTATATCTAGGTGGGTCCCAGAAGAAATTTCAGATGACGGTGGCATTAATGAACGGATATTTAAAAATCGCCCTTTGTGGCACATATTCTTAATATCACTGATTGTAGCTATTTGTGAAGAGCTTTTATTTAGAGGAGCAATCCAACATGTATTTGGACCATACTGGACAAGTATATTATTTGCTGCTATTCACATTCGTTATTTACAGCATTGGTTAATGACGGGTCTTGTTTTTAGTATTAGTTACGGATTAGGTTGGATTTATATCCAAACTGAAACGCTTTGGGTACCTATTATTGCTCACTTTCTGATCGATTTTATTATGGGGACAATCATTAAGTATAAAAAGTAA